The Diospyros lotus cultivar Yz01 chromosome 15, ASM1463336v1, whole genome shotgun sequence genome has a window encoding:
- the LOC127792271 gene encoding F-box protein At5g07610-like: MIPNLSGLIIQSSCNGLLCCSGYNEIDRRGGYHVINPTTKQFTTLPDSHPHDGFDGLNLAFDPSRSPFYKVVKVWSADDIPWTDPDDFHTIYRIEVYSSDSRSWRTSSEPFILHVRNIGFRDGVFWNGALHWFSKRGDGYYFDVEKEWLWRMPAPPVREGMTWNDRSLMHLLVARGHLYVLEIYGSAGSQWDVYEMEADYSGWFVRYHINLDPVAAAFPRMGQMLASRRQDEAYCVLSLVREEKDEESFLVLHVPGEIIRFNLVDQSFSIIHDLSVNEASLRYYSACHYIESYANV; this comes from the coding sequence atgattccaaatctatcaGGCCTAATAATTCAAAGTTCATGCAACGGACTGTTATGCTGTTCAGGCTACAATGAGATCGATCGGAGAGGCGGCTACCATGTTATCAATCCCACCACCAAGCAATTTACCACACTTCCCGATTCCCATCCGCATGATGGCTTTGATGGCCTCAACTTAGCTTTTGACCCATCAAGATCTCCATTCTACAAAGTGGTAAAAGTATGGAGCGCTGACGATATTCCGTGGACAGACCCTGATGACTTCCACACCATTTATCGGATTGAGGTGTACTCCTCTGATTCCCGCTCTTGGAGGACTTCTAGCGAACCCTTCATCCTCCACGTGCGCAATATAGGTTTTAGAGATGGGGTTTTCTGGAACGGCGCTCTACACTGGTTTTCTAAACGGGGTGACGGATACTACTTCGATGTCGAGAAGGAGTGGCTGTGGAGGATGCCAGCACCACCTGTCCGAGAGGGCATGACGTGGAACGACAGGAGCCTAATGCATCTACTGGTGGCGCGTGGACACCTCTATGTCCTCGAGATTTATGGATCAGCAGGATCTCAGTGGGATGTGTACGAGATGGAAGCGGACTACTCCGGCTGGTTTGTGAGGTACCACATCAATCTGGACCCGGTTGCAGCTGCGTTTCCTAGGATGGGACAAATGCTAGCGAGCCGCCGCCAGGACGAGGCCTACTGCGTGCTTTCTCTCGTCCGAGAAGAGAAGGACGAGGAGTCGTTTCTGGTGCTGCACGTTCCTGGGGAGATCATACGGTTCAATCTTGTGGACCAGTCCTTCAGCATCATTCATGATCTGAGTGTGAATGAAGCTTCTCTGAGATACTACAGTGCTTGTCATTATATCGAATCTTACGCTAATGTTTGA